A window from Ureaplasma parvum serovar 3 str. ATCC 27815 encodes these proteins:
- a CDS encoding Eco57I restriction-modification methylase domain-containing protein — METFIHGIEIDNDELEICRHRCDDIVKKYGLNKVLWNFVNDDSMKINIYDSKMDFVIGNPPYVRIHNLIKEPNLIKNYLFSNKGMTDLYIIFYEIGIKMLNKNGILCYITPSSFFTSLAGLNMRLFLSEYKLIESVCDLKHFQAFNATVYTTIICLNKSKKNECVEYYEFDEKKLKPCFIEKISHNDYFIKNNYYFGPKQKLIFLKKVLLSNKTTNILVKNGYATLSDKIFINDFDFESKFIIPVIKASKGELKKIFYPYDKENFLIDELVLKKDLKMYNYLKFNKNNLLKKIMILVQKIVDMHLVEVKELKILIRIKLQ; from the coding sequence TTAGAAACATTTATACATGGTATAGAAATTGATAATGATGAATTAGAAATTTGTAGACATAGGTGTGATGATATTGTTAAAAAGTATGGTTTAAATAAAGTTTTATGAAACTTTGTAAATGATGATAGTATGAAAATAAATATATATGATTCTAAAATGGATTTTGTTATTGGAAATCCTCCATATGTTAGAATTCATAATTTGATTAAAGAACCCAATTTAATTAAAAATTATTTATTTAGTAATAAAGGAATGACTGATTTGTATATTATATTTTATGAAATTGGTATAAAAATGTTAAATAAAAATGGAATTTTATGCTACATCACACCATCTTCTTTTTTTACAAGTTTAGCAGGATTAAATATGCGCTTGTTTTTGAGTGAATATAAATTAATCGAAAGTGTTTGTGATTTAAAACATTTTCAAGCTTTTAATGCTACTGTTTATACAACTATTATTTGTTTAAATAAGAGTAAAAAAAATGAATGTGTTGAATATTATGAATTTGATGAGAAAAAATTAAAACCTTGTTTTATTGAAAAAATATCCCACAACGATTATTTTATAAAAAATAATTATTATTTTGGACCTAAACAAAAACTTATTTTTTTAAAAAAAGTTTTACTTTCAAATAAAACCACAAACATATTAGTAAAGAATGGTTATGCAACATTGTCAGATAAAATATTTATTAATGATTTTGACTTTGAATCAAAATTCATTATTCCTGTCATTAAAGCTTCGAAAGGAGAACTAAAAAAAATATTTTATCCATACGATAAAGAAAATTTTTTAATTGATGAATTAGTGTTAAAAAAAGATTTAAAAATGTACAATTATTTAAAATTTAATAAAAATAATTTACTAAAAAAAATCATGATATTAGTTCAAAAAATTGTTGATATGCATTTGGTAGAAGTCAAGGAATTAAAGATACTTATAAGGATAAAATTGCAATAA